The following proteins are encoded in a genomic region of Ranitomeya variabilis isolate aRanVar5 unplaced genomic scaffold, aRanVar5.hap1 Scaffold_81, whole genome shotgun sequence:
- the LOC143792831 gene encoding odorant receptor 131-2-like, with protein MLLIFPNFLYCFFFSFYFFFSEFQMNFTSSQANSTKVSSQLSMNLEVLRTSGFIPTFLCFFFFLYFIAVMLSIFLKSPSARESARYVLFAHMLINDTVYLALGIFLFAFYFYPITFPVPFCYILVIMSSTTLKVTPFNLAALSLERYIAICYPLRHGEFCTVHRCGIAILVMWTIVLIPHIVDVIILIFSVERAYFLLYLKCGRINLGFTPAQEIIRVFSNAFTFSLAGLIIIFTYAKIMMVAVKMNSGKASASKAGKTIILHAFQLLLCMTSLTYRIVEMQFLDNIVLLAVINFCFFMCLPRLISPLIYGIRDELFSSNMKKYFLCNRLKMSFRKS; from the coding sequence ATGCTTTTGATTTTTCCAaactttttgtattgtttttttttttcattttatttctttttttctgaaTTTCAGATGAATTTCACAAGTAGTCAAGCAAATTCAACCAAAGTGTCTTCCCAGCTGAGTATGAACCTAGAGGTCCTGAGAACAAGTGGTTTTATCCCGACGTTCCTCTGCTTCTTTTTCTTCTTGTATTTCATAGCTGTGATGTTGAGCATCTTCCTCAAGAGTCCGAGTGCTCGGGAAAGTGCCCGCTATGTCCTGTTTGCCCACATGCTTATTAATGACACTGTGTATCTTGCTCTTGGAATTTTTCTCTTTGCGTTTTACTTTTATCCAATCACTTTTCCCGTCCCCTTCTGTTACATTCTCGTCATCATGTCTTCGACGACTCTGAAGGTCACGCCATTCAACCTGGCAGCCTTGTCCTTGGAGCGCTACATAGCCATATGCTACCCGCTAAGACACGGAGAGTTCTGCACAGTGCACAGGTGCGGTATCGCTATTTTGGTCATGTGGACCATAGTCCTGATTCCCCATATTGTGGACGTCATTATTCTCATCTTTTCAGTTGAGAGAGCCTATTTCCTACTTTATTTAAAATGTGGCCGAATAAATCTCGGATTCACCCCGGCACAGGAAATTATTCGAGTTTTTTCAAATGCTTTTACTTTTTCCCTGGCTGGTCTAATCATTATATTCACCTATGCCAAGATCATGATggtggctgtgaagatgaactccgGTAAAGCCTCAGCCTCCAAAGCTGGGAAAACCATCATACTCCACGCGTTTCAGCTCCTGCTGTGCATGACGTCTCTTACCTACAGAATTGTGGAAATGCAGTTCTTAGATAATATAGTACTGCTGGCCGTCATCAATTTTTGCTTTTTCATGTGTCTTCCAAGGCTTATTAGTCCTTTGATATACGGTATAAGGGATGAGCTTTTCTCTAgtaacatgaaaaaatattttttgtgcaaCAGGCTGAAGATGTCTTTTAGAAAGTCTTAA